A stretch of DNA from Synechococcus sp. JA-3-3Ab:
TGCCCGACAACGCAAAGCGTTCCACTACCAAGTGGCGCACTGGCTGGTGGGGCAATACGACCTGTTGGTGGTGGAGGATCTCAACGTCCGAGGGCTGGCACGGACTCGGTTGGCTAAATCGATTTTGGATGCGGCTTGGGGACAATTTCTTGACATTCTGACAGCAGTGGCGGTCAAACGCGGCAAACAGGTGTTGAGAGTGGATCCCCGTGGTACGTCCCAAAATTGTTGTGTTTGTGAGGAGCGTGTTCCCAAGGCCTTGTCGGAACGGGTGCATGATTGCCCTCGTTGCGGGTCGTGGGACAGAGACTTGAACGCTGCTATCGAGATTTTGAAGCGAGGACTCAGGGCGGTGGGACTGCCGCTCTCTGGCTGTGGAGGATCCTGGTTTACCAGTCCGTTGAAGCAGCAACTCCGAGAAGTGATTCTCGGAAGCTCCCGTCTACAGCCCGTCAGGGCTTAGCGGGAGAGGATGTCACACTGCAAGCAAAAAATCTCCCCTCACCGGCAGAACAGATGGGGTGCTTTCTCGCCTGCCCGCAGGTTGGAAGCTATGAAAGGCGCCCCGCGGCCTGCCACAATAGGGGCAGAGCGTCTTCGATCCCCATGAACTCGGCCCGGCCCCGTCTCAACTCCGAGCACTACCGACAGATGTTGGTGCGCGATGGTGAGCGTCGCTTCCGCGAGTGGCACACTGCCTTTCTCAACTACCAGCGGCAGTTTTTGCAAGAGATGAAGCGGCTGCAGCTCCGTTCTTCCTCGAATGGCTAATTTCTTCAGGAATGCCTACGCCCACTACTTTCAACCTGCTGCCGATCTGTTCTGAGCCCGATCCTTCCCTCCGCCAAGAAACTTTGGAATTGTTGGAGTGGCCCCGCCTCTGCCAACACTTGGCCAGCTTTGCCGCCACACCCCTAGGCCGCCGCGCCTGCCTAGAGCTGGATCCCTGGCGGAGCCGCGCCGAGAGCGAGGTCTGTCTTGATCAAACGGAGGAGGCCATCCGGCTGGATTGCAGCCAGCCAGGGGGGATTTCTCTGGACGGGATCCACAACTTGCTGCCGGCCCTGGAACGGGCCGAACGGGGGGGCATTCTGAGCGGGGAAGAGCTGGTGCAGATTGCCACCACCTTGGGGGCTGCTCGCCGCCTTCGCCGACTCATCGATGCTGACGAGCGCCTGCCCCGCCTGCAGGAGTGGGTGAGCAATCTGCGCACCTATCCTGAGCTAGAGCAGGAGATCTTCCGCTGCCTGGACGAACACGGCGAGGTGAGAGATAGCGCCAGCGCCGCCCTGGCAGACCTGCGCCGTCAGCACCGCCAGTACCGCAGCCAGATCCAAGAACGCCTACAACAGGTGATGAGCCAGCACCCCCAGGCGCTGCAGGACACGTTGATTGGCCAGCGGCAGGGGCGCTTTGTGCTGATGGTAAAGGCCACCCATCGGGATCTCATCCGCGGCATTGTGCACGACAGCTCTGCCAGCGGGGCCACCCTCTATGTAGAGCCCTACGCTGTGGTGGAGCTAGGCAACCGGCTGCGGGAAACCCAGGCCCAGATCCAGGCGGAGGAAGAGCGGATCTTGGCCGCCCTCTCGGCCCAGGTGGGATCTGTTGCCGAGGATTTGGAGCATCTGCAGGCGGTGATGGTGGGGCTGGAGGTGGCGTTGGCTCGCGCTCGCTACAGCCTTTGGTTGGGGGGCAATCGCCCCCAGTTTGTCCCGGCAGGATTGCGCCTGCGCCAAGCTAGGCACCCCTTGCTTCTGTGGCAGTCTCGCGAGGAAGGCAAGGGCCCGGAGGTGATCCCGATCGATTTCACCCTCTCGGAGTCCATCCGCGCCGTGGTCATCACCGGCCCCAACACTGGCGGCAAGACGGTTGCCCTGAAGACCTTGGGGCTATTGGTGCTTATGGCCAAGGCGGGGATCTTCCTGCCCGCCCAGGATCCGCCCCAACTGCCCTGGTTCGACGGGGTCTATGCCGACATCGGCGACGAGCAATCGCTGCAGCAAAGCCTCTCCACTTTTTCCGGGCATATTCGCCGCATCAGCCGCATCGTGCAAGCTTTGCAGTCGGAGCCGGCGCCGGCCCTTGTTCTGCTGGACGAGGTGGGGGCAGGCACGGATCCCAGCGAGGGCGCGGCCCTGGCTGCCGGGCTATTGGAGTATCTCGCCGAAAAGGCCCTGCTGACCTTGGCCACCACCCACTACGGCGAGCTGAAGGCTCTGAAATACCAGCATCCCGGCTTTGAGAATGCCTCGGTGGAGTTTGACGAGGCCACCCTGGCCCCCACCTACCGCCTGCTGTGGGGGATCCCTGGTCGCTCCAATGCCTTGGCCATCGCCCGGCGGCTGCACCTGGAGCCGGAGATTCTGCGGCGGGCGCAGCAGCATCTGCAGGGGGAAAGCCAGGTGGATAAGGTGATCGCGGGGCTGGAGGCGCAACGGGCCCAGTTGGAAGAGCGGGCCGCCCAGGTGGGATCCCTGCACCAAGAGCTGGAAACCCTGTACCGCCAAATGCAGCAGCGCAGTCGGCAAATGGCTGAGCGAGAGGCGCAACTGGAGTACCGGCAGCAACAGGGGCTGCAAGCCCTCTTGGCCGCCGCCCGCCGGGAGGTGGCCGCCGCCGTCCGCAAGCTGCAACAGGGGGACGATCCCCAGCAGGTCGCTGCTGAGCTGGAGCAGATTCGCAGGCGCTACTCGCCGCCGCCGCCGCCCGTTGAGACTGAGTTCGTGCCAGAGGTGGGGGATCGGGTGCGGCTGCGGGGCCTGGGACAGACGGGAGAGGTCATTGCCGTCGAAGGAGAGGTGTATGTGGTGCGCAGCGGCATTCTCAAGTTCACGGTGCCGCGGGGCCAGTTGGATCCCATCGATGAACATCAGGCCAAACAGCGCCAGCGCCCCAAAGCTCCTCCTTCCCCACCGCCCACCACTGCTCCCCTGAACCTGCGCACCAGCCGCAACACCCTTGACCTAAGGGGGAAAACTGTAGCCGATGCCGAGGCGATTCTGGAACAGCACTTTGCCCAAGCCCCTCCTGGCCCGGTTTGGATCATCCACGGCCACGGCACGGGACGCCTGCGGGCCGGCGTCCAGGCCTACCTCCAAAATCACCCGCGTGTCCAGAGGTTTGCCCCAGCGGATCCCCAGGACGGCGGTACGGGTGTGACTGTGGCCCACCTGCGGTGAGGGTCAGGCTGTTTCAAACTCCCTGACAGTCGTTTCAAACAAGGTTAAGGCACTTTGCCGCTGGCCTTCACCCGCCCCTCTTCCTCAGGGGGAGAGGGAAGCTGAAGCTCCACGAACAGGCTGTTTGGTAACTGTTCAAACTTGACTTTGGAGCGCCGCTGCCAAGCTGACGGGCTGGGATCCCGCTTGGCGGTGCCGACTTTGCCAAAGCCAGTAGGCGCGCAGCAGTTGGCTATCTCCAATTAACTTGAGCATCACCGCCACCGTCGCGCCGGTCCAGCAGAGGGGGCCGAAAGTGGCACCTGCTGCTGCCAACAGGGCCAACCCGGAAAGATTCAGCCCCAAGCCCTGTACCCACATCCACCAAACAGTCTCACGCTCTAACATTGGCCAGATCCCAGAGGAAGAATTGGATAGCCCTACTCTCTTGAATCTGAGGTGGGATGGGGATGTGGCCAAGCCTCAGCCCAGATGCCCAAAGCTGCATACTTCGAGGGGCGTTATGTCCATAGCGCTTAACCACCTAGCCCATCCACTCCTGCAATCGGGCCAGGGCCCGCCGCTTTTGCGTTGCAGAGCGGACGCTGCTCTTCGTCAGCCGGTTGCAGCCATGCACCAGACCCTTGCCTCCCAGCGCCACCAGAGTGACCCGCTGGGTTTGCCCCGGCTCAAAACGCACCGCTTGGCCGGAAGGGATGTTGAGGCGCCTGCCAAAGCTGGCGGCGCGATCCAACACCAGGGCTCGGTTGACCTCAAAAAAGTGAAAGTGACATCCTCTCCCGCTAAGCCCTGACGGGCTGTAGACGGGAGCTTCCGAGAATCACTTCTCGGAGTTGCTGCTTCAACGGACTGGTAAACCAGGATCCTCCACAGCCAGAGAGCGGCAGTCCCACCGCCCCCCTATATCCCCCCGTATACGGGGGGACCTGAGTCCTCGCTTCAAAATCTCGATAGCAGCGTTCAAGTCTCTGTCCCACGACCCGCAACGAGGGCAATCATGCACCCGTTCCGACAAGGCCTTGGGAACACGCTCCTCACAAACACAACAATTTTGGGACGTACCACGGGGATCCACTCTCAACACCTGTTTGCCGCGTTTGACCGCCACTGCTGTCAGAATGTCAAGAAATTGTCCCCAAGCCGCATCCAAAATCGATTTAGCCAACCGAGTCCGTGCCAGCCCTCGGACGTTGAGATCCTCCACCACCAACAGGTCGTATTGCCCCACCAGCCAGTGCGCCACTTGGTAGTGGAACGCTTTGCGTTGTCGGGCAACGTGCAACTGCAAACAAGCAACTTTCGTGGCTTGTCTCTTCCAGTTGGCGGATCCCTTCACCTTGCGGCTCAGTTGCCGCTGCTGTCGGGCCAAGTGCTTTTGAGCTCGGCGGTAGTACCGCGGGATAGGCACCACCTCCCCATCGCTGGTGGTGAGAAACCTATCCAATCCCACATCAATGCCCACCGCCTTTTTGATCGGCACAGGCTCTGGGAGAGGAACGCTTTTGTCTTCCAAGCTGATGCAGACATACCACCCATCGGCCTTGCGCACCACTGTGCAGGTTTTGGGCACAAACCCCTCTGGTAAGGGGCGGTGCAGCACCACAGGCATCGAGCCAATCTTGCTCAGCCGCAGAGTCTCCCCTTCCAGATGCGCTCCCGCCCCCCTGCTGGCCCCCCAACCCCCCGTATACGGGGGGCAGGGGGGCAATTGATGCGGGGGAATGTGAAGGATCTCAACTCCCCCGCTTTTTTGAAGCGAGGCCGCCCCCGCCGCTTGCCTGTGCTATCCGGCACCTGCCACGCTTTCCACGCCTTGTCCAGCCGCATCAAGTTTTGCTGCAGCACCTCGGCGTAAATGCCCCGGTAGGCCGGGAACAGTTGCTTGATTTGTTTGAGGGATCCCGCCTGCCGATAATAATTCGGCTCCAGCGGAGCTTCTGACACAGGCAACGGGCACGAGACAAGACTGCAGCGGTCAATTGGGCAACGGGTTGCGGTCAGCCAGTCCAGTCTCTGCCCCAGAGCGTCGTTCCACTGCCGCCGCAACAATTCCAGCCACTCGGTCATCAGAGCGGCTTGGTCGTCGCTGGGCAGGATCCGGTACTCGTGGGTGATAATCATGAGACGGTTCTAGCATTTAGCGCAATGAGCTACAACATAGGCCATCGTTCTGTTTACAGCCTACAAATCCACTTGGTGCTGGTGACAAAGTACCGTCGTCGGGTGATAACTGCTCCAATGTTGCAGAGGCTGGAAGATATATTTCGAGCGACCTGCCAAAAGTGGCGCTGTTCCTTGGTGGAGTTCAACGGTGAGGCGGATTATGTGCATCTGTTGGTGAGTTTTCCGCCGGATGTTCAGGTCTCGAAGCTGGTGAACAACCTGAAAACAGTCTCCAGCCGGTTGA
This window harbors:
- a CDS encoding endonuclease MutS2, translating into MCSEPDPSLRQETLELLEWPRLCQHLASFAATPLGRRACLELDPWRSRAESEVCLDQTEEAIRLDCSQPGGISLDGIHNLLPALERAERGGILSGEELVQIATTLGAARRLRRLIDADERLPRLQEWVSNLRTYPELEQEIFRCLDEHGEVRDSASAALADLRRQHRQYRSQIQERLQQVMSQHPQALQDTLIGQRQGRFVLMVKATHRDLIRGIVHDSSASGATLYVEPYAVVELGNRLRETQAQIQAEEERILAALSAQVGSVAEDLEHLQAVMVGLEVALARARYSLWLGGNRPQFVPAGLRLRQARHPLLLWQSREEGKGPEVIPIDFTLSESIRAVVITGPNTGGKTVALKTLGLLVLMAKAGIFLPAQDPPQLPWFDGVYADIGDEQSLQQSLSTFSGHIRRISRIVQALQSEPAPALVLLDEVGAGTDPSEGAALAAGLLEYLAEKALLTLATTHYGELKALKYQHPGFENASVEFDEATLAPTYRLLWGIPGRSNALAIARRLHLEPEILRRAQQHLQGESQVDKVIAGLEAQRAQLEERAAQVGSLHQELETLYRQMQQRSRQMAEREAQLEYRQQQGLQALLAAARREVAAAVRKLQQGDDPQQVAAELEQIRRRYSPPPPPVETEFVPEVGDRVRLRGLGQTGEVIAVEGEVYVVRSGILKFTVPRGQLDPIDEHQAKQRQRPKAPPSPPPTTAPLNLRTSRNTLDLRGKTVADAEAILEQHFAQAPPGPVWIIHGHGTGRLRAGVQAYLQNHPRVQRFAPADPQDGGTGVTVAHLR
- a CDS encoding RNA-guided endonuclease InsQ/TnpB family protein — its product is MPVVLHRPLPEGFVPKTCTVVRKADGWYVCISLEDKSVPLPEPVPIKKAVGIDVGLDRFLTTSDGEVVPIPRYYRRAQKHLARQQRQLSRKVKGSANWKRQATKVACLQLHVARQRKAFHYQVAHWLVGQYDLLVVEDLNVRGLARTRLAKSILDAAWGQFLDILTAVAVKRGKQVLRVDPRGTSQNCCVCEERVPKALSERVHDCPRCGSWDRDLNAAIEILKRGLRSPRIRGDIGGRWDCRSLAVEDPGLPVR
- a CDS encoding helix-turn-helix domain-containing protein; its protein translation is MIITHEYRILPSDDQAALMTEWLELLRRQWNDALGQRLDWLTATRCPIDRCSLVSCPLPVSEAPLEPNYYRQAGSLKQIKQLFPAYRGIYAEVLQQNLMRLDKAWKAWQVPDSTGKRRGRPRFKKAGELRSFTFPRINCPPAPRIRGVGGPAGGRERIWKGRLCG
- the tnpA gene encoding IS200/IS605-like element ISSoc3 family transposase is translated as MVVAGQDPVLVGDNHETVLAFSAMSYNIGHRSVYSLQIHLVLVTKYRRRVITAPMLQRLEDIFRATCQKWRCSLVEFNGEADYVHLLVSFPPDVQVSKLVNNLKTVSSRLIRKEFATEVARFYSKPVFWTGAYFVASCGGVTVEELKKYVEQQATPRL